A single window of Eucalyptus grandis isolate ANBG69807.140 chromosome 1, ASM1654582v1, whole genome shotgun sequence DNA harbors:
- the LOC104446909 gene encoding trafficking protein particle complex subunit 8 isoform X3 translates to MSCYLAQNLRYCHPGSTSSINSSYERCLSLIMKHLITLWHVICLLVVSSKDEQPINRFVDLYHGDQLPSLLNDGAMDPKILKLHLLVHDNQDGAPEKASKFLNEMRSTFGSNSSQLLCINSSQGGLVEHLQNPWAPFKTDASPTERLGCFLNIDDFNEIKNLMQDLASKHVIPYMEEKVRVLNQQVSATRKGFRNQIKNLWWRKGKEDTPDASNGPVYTYSSIESQIRVLGDYAFMLRDYELALSNYRLISTDYKLDKAWKRYAGVQEMMGLTYFMLDQSRKEAEYCMENAFNTYLKTGPTGHQNATRSGLWWVEMLKTRDQYKEAAGVYFRISGEEPLHSAVMLEQASYCYLLSKPPMLRKFGFHLILSGNQYKKSDQIKHAIRTYRRAISVLKGTTWSYIQDHVHFHIGQWYSFLGLYDSAVSHLMEILSCGHQSKTTQEFFLKTFLQTVQKSGKACEVMRLPLPVINSSSLKVVFEDHRTYASSAAAGVRENIWHSLEEEIVPSLHTARTNWLDEQSNFISKRIKDSNICIVGEAIKVAIEFQNPLQISIPLSDVSLMCELYVRSDDADSEANSSTAELQNDETTKSIADRFMNSDVSSFTLSNVEFTLEGGGRKMVQLTVTPRVEGTLKIVGVKWKLSSSVIGFHNFVTSSVKKIQKGRKKNKPSPADNLKFVVVKPVPRLEGFIQSLPEKVYAGELQQLTLELNNKSDLSVKNLKMKISHPRFLNIGNQRNLNMDYPACFEKKTNGVEQSFPEQTSNVLQNVFLFPEETVVQGDTSFLWPLWLHAAVPGKVSLYIILYYEIENPESFMKYRTLRMLYNLEILPSLDVSFQISACPSTLEEFLVRMDVANKTSSKNFQIDQLSSIGYQWEISLLQPTDSLYSSPTLMSGQAFSCYLMLKKCKRLDSSEGNGSRSLAVSDIQLSTEGAGGMMYDISLFPVKDFHNVERLQHGDSQEFQGDSKTVDFVLLSRPLNRETDAGVSDGPSLFSHHECHCSVISTSPISWIVEGPRLIHHDFSTSFCEVTLKMTLYNSADAAASVRINTMDSSQNVGAQSSDASTLASGNQAGWYNVSLDSELKVTSDVSGIRMKPPSSDNVSPFVWTGSSSTKVRLPPLSTLAIPLQISVFSPGTYDLSNYTLQWSVVLSDNQGNDRETRPSSGTCQGYSYYLTVLQST, encoded by the exons ATGAGTTGCTATCTA GCTCAGAATCTGAGATACTGCCATCCTGGTTCGACTTCTTCAATAAACAGCTCATACGAACGATGTCTTTCTCTGATCATGAAGCATTTGATCACCCTGTGGCATGTAATTT GTCTTTTGGTTGTTTCCTCGAAAGACGAGCAACCGATCAACAGATTTGTAGACCTTTACCACGGTGATCAATTACCATCTCTTCTTAATGATGGTGCCATGGATCCCAAGATTTTGAAGCTCCATTTATTAGTTCACGATAATCAAGATGGTGCACCAGAAAA GGCATCAAAGTTTCTCAATGAAATGAGGAGTACTTTTGGATCAAATTCATCTCAGTTGCTTTGTATTAATTCATCTCAGGGTGGACTAGTAGAACACTTGCAAAACCCATGGGCTCCTTTT AAAACTGATGCTTCACCAACGGAGCGACTTGGTTGCTTTCTAAATATTGATGACTTTAATGAG ATAAAAAATCTAATGCAAGATTTAGCATCTAAACACGTCATCCCTTACATGGAAGAAAAAGTACGGGTATTGAATCAACAG GTTTCTGCCACAAGAAAGGGTTTCAGAAACCAAATTAAAAACCTGTggtggagaaaaggaaaagaagacacACCAGATGCCAGTAATGGCCCTGT GTATACTTATAGTTCCATTGAATCACAAATTAGAGTTCTTGGTGATTATGCTTTCATGCTGCGAGATTATGAACTTGCGCTATCAAACTATCGTCTGATTTCTACGGATTACAAGCTCGACAAAGCCTGGAAACGATATGCTGGTGTGCAG GAAATGATGGGCCTCACTTACTTTATGTTGGATCAATCAAGAAAGGAAGCAGAATACTGCATGGAAAATGCATTTAATACATATTTG AAAACTGGACCAACTGGACATCAAAATGCTACAAGGAGCGGGCTTTGGTGGGTAGAGATGTTGAAAACAAGAGATCAATATAAAGAGGCTGCTGGTGTATACTTCCGGATATCCGGTGAG GAACCTCTGCACTCTGCCGTTATGCTTGAGCAAGCATCTTATTGCTACTTGCTTTCTAAACCACCCATGTTGCGCAAGTTTGGATTTCATCTTATCCTTTCTGgaaatcaatataaaaaaagtgACCAG attaaacatgcaattcgcACGTACCGAAGAGCAATCTCTGTTCTTAAAGGGACGACATGGAGCTATATCCAAGATCATGTTCATTTTCATATTGGGCA GTGGTATTCTTTTCTTGGGCTTTATGATTCTGCCGTGTCACATCTGATGGAAATCCTTTCATGTGGTCATCAATCCAAGACAACACAAGAGTTTTTTCTTAAGACCTTTCTTCAAACTGTTCAG AAATCAGGAAAAGCTTGTGAAGTGATGAGATTACCGTTGCCAGTCATTAATAGCTCATCCCTGAAGGTGGTTTTTGAAGACCATCGGACATATGCTTCATCTGCTGCT GCTGGTGTTAGGGAAAATATATGGCACTCTTTAGAGGAGGAGATTGTCCCATCACTGCATACTGCAAGAACTAACTGGCTGGATGAGCAATCTaactttatttcaaaaaggATTAAGGACTCAAATATCTGTATAGTAGGAG AAGCAATAAAAGTAGCTATCGAATTTCAAAATCCTTTACAAATCTCTATTCCCCTATCCGATGTCTCTTTGATGTGTGAGCTTTATGTGCGGTCTGATGATGCTGACTCAG AGGCAAACAGTTCGACTGCTGAACTCCAGAATGATGAAACAACTAAGTCGATTGCTGATCG GTTTATGAATTCTGATGTGTCTTCATTTACTCTGTCAAATGTTGAATTCACTTTGGAAGGGGGTGGAAGAAAAATG GTGCAACTAACAGTAACTCCCAGAGTGGAAGGCACTTTGAAAATTGTGGGTGTTAAGTGGAAACTTTCCAGCTCAGTCATTGGTTTTCACAACTTTGTGACGAGTTCTGtgaagaagattcagaaagggaggaagaaaaacaagCCATCTCCTGCCGACAACCTCAAATTTGTTGTTGTCAAG CCCGTTCCCAGGCTGGAGGGTTTCATCCAATCTCTTCCTGAGAAAGTTTATGCTGGAGAGCTACAGCAGTTGACTCTTGAACTGAATAACAAGTCAGACCTGTCAGTGAAG AATCTGAAAATGAAGATCAGTCATCCAAGATTTTTGAATATTGGGAATCAGAGGAATTTGAACATGGATTACCCTGCCTGCTTtgagaagaagacaaatggtGTTGAGCAATCCTTTCCAGAACAAACCAGTAATGTTCTGCagaatgtttttttgtttccagag GAGACGGTAGTTCAAGGAGATACTTCCTTTCTGTGGCCTCTCTGGCTCCATGCTGCAGTGCCTGGAAAAGTGTCTTTGTACATAATTCTGTATTATGAGATAGAAAATCCGGAAAGCTTCATGAAGTACCGCACTCTGCGGATGCTCTATAATTTGGAG ATACTCCCATCGTTGGATGTTTCATTTCAAATCAGTGCCTGCCCATCTACGCTGGAGGAGTTTCTTGTGCGGATGGATGTAGCTAACAAAACTAGTTCAAAGAATTTCCAGATTGATCAATTATCATCTATTGGATATCAGTGGGAAATCTCACTGCTTCAACCAACTGATTCTTTGTATTCTTCACCTACTCTAATGTCTGGGCAAGCATTCTCATGTTATTTGATGCTTAAG AAATGTAAGAGATTAGATAGCTCAGAAGGAAATGGCTCGCGCTCTCTCGCTGTAAGTGACATACAATTGAGCACTGAAGGCGCTGGTGGAATGATGTATGATATCTCTCTGTTCCCAGTGAAGGATTTCCACAATGTTGAAAGACTGCAGCATGGAGATTCACAAGAG TTTCAGGGAGACTCCAAGACAGTTGATTTCGTTCTCCTTTCTCGGCCACTGAACAGGGAAACAGATGCTGGAGTTTCTGATGGGCCCTCGCTCTTTTCTCATCATGAGTGCCACTGCAG TGTCATTAGCACAAGTCCGATATCATGGATAGTGGAAGGGCCCCGGCTAATCCATCACGACTTCTCTACTTCTTTCTGTGAAGTCACCTTGAAGATGACTCTATACAACTCAGCAGATGCTGCTGCATCTGTGCGCATCAATACTATGGATTCGAGCCAGAATGTTGGTGCCCAATCAAGCGATGCGAGTACACTGGCTTCTGGTAATCAAGCAGGTTGGTACAATGTATCATTGGATAGTGAACTTAAAGTCACATCTGATGTTAGTGGGATCCGAATGAAGCCACCATCCTCCGACAATGTGTCACCCTTCGTTTGGACTGGTTCAAGCTCAACAAAAGTCCGGCTTCCACCATTGTCAACGCTTGCAATTCCTCTTCAGATTTCTGTATTTTCTCCCGGGACCTACGATCTGTCAAATTATACTCTGCAGTGGAGTGTAGTGCTTTCTGACAATCAAGGAAATGATAGGGAAACACGACCATCTTCAGGAACTTGTCAAGGATATTCATATTATCTCACTGTTCTTCAGTCTACATAA